From Camelina sativa cultivar DH55 chromosome 5, Cs, whole genome shotgun sequence:
ttaaattttaacaaagatAGAATCTCCAAGACTCTATCCCTTTGGAAAGCATGTCCAGtgaaaatagaagaaaacatgtttgattGGAAACTAACAGATCACCATTCTACAACATCCTTTCATCTTTTTGAAAGGTTTCTATCATTTGACAACGAGCTCAACTAATCTgcttaacaacaaaaacacctAATGCACAGAAGATCATTGAAAGGAACGAGAAGCAGACACACCTGAGGCTTTAAATCACGGTGAATAATATTATTGTCACGAAGAACTTGTAAACCAGCGGCTGTTACATCAAAAAATCGTCTGAGATTTTAAAAAAGTGGTTCTTTCAACCcaagcaaaacaacaaaacagagagtaaGTTAAGTGTAAACAGAATTTACCTAACTGCTGCATGAAATGCTTAGCAGTAGCTTCAGGAACACTTCCACGTCTCTGGACATACACAGACAAGTCACCCCCTTTGCAGTATTCCAACACTAAATGCACTTTTCCAGGAGACTGCATCACAttgcacaaaacaaaacaaaacaaacatcaacCTTCCAAAACTAGACCCAAATTTATTTCACAATTCAAGCGCTTAGTTACATGCATATATGATCCAAAATTCAACGGCAAATATCTCAAAATTGAGTAACAAAACATCTTAACAAAGCTAACTTCATTCTCAATTTCTACCTACAAACAGAGAGTcgacaaaaaatagaaaaatcgaaactttaagTTAAACCTTGATCATGTCGATCATATGGATGATGTTAGGATGATTGATCCTTCTCAAGATATAAATCTCAGACATGAGACTCTCCTGAAGCTTCTTGTTAAGTCTATCCATGGCGATCTCCTTGATAGCAACCTCAGTGCCGTCAACGCGGTGCCTCGCTTCCCAAACGACCGAGAAAGAGCCCGACCCGATTTGACGACCCATCAAGTAGTCTCCAACGACCCGACCCGTGAATTGAGCCATTTTAATTTCTCCGATAAACCGGCGCCGAGAATCTAGAGGATCGAAAAGGTTGGAGCTTTTAGAAAAAATTGAGctgagagagaaaaaggaatctttttggaatttttttttataaacgacCCGTCTGGTTGAATGGATTCGATTGGGTGTGTATTCGGATAATgaagagagatagatagagtcagagagacagagaggttaatgaaaaaaattatactaatgtttttgagtttttttggtttatatgataagatcaggaaattaatttaatgattAATACTAATTAATCATTTGTTAAGATTATGTCAAAGCTTTAGTGGGAAAAAATGGGATTTGTTATGGGATAATTTGTGGTTTGAGGTTTTCCTAATTTGATTGCTTTTTATGTTGTTGATTCGAATGATTGAGGCATGAAATAGTAAAACATGTTACGGTGCGGCAAGCTCCACGGTAAACTTCTTAGTTCTTTTGTTCGTTGTGTTATTCGTTTTCTTTCCTCAAGtgtgaaaaattgtttaggTGTTTGTGAAATGTCTTTCTAGTCCGAAAATTAAGTATCAAGGTTCCTGACATTGTGTGTAACTGTGTTTGGTTTTAAGTTTAACTGTGTTTGGTTTTAAACCAAAGTAACAGCGCAGAGCAGCTTTGGCTTAAATAGAGCGATCAAGATTTTTCCACGTGGCGTCTTCTGATTTGTTGTTTCATCCACGAGTTTCCCACGTCATTATTATATGAGTTTGCAAGGTTTAATAGACGAGCAACCTTTTGAATGTTACGGATTCCAAATAAGGcccatatttataaattattaggTTAAAGGTCCGTTTTAGTGACCATCGCTAACCAGGttgaattaaaattgaaaattagtTCGGTTCTTGGTCGGTTCAATGAATTTGCCTCGGTTTACCAAAAACATTCTTGGAAAATGGAATTGCAAAGCCTGGAAATTAAGATCTCACtaacctttatttttttacttttttaattattattttatatatgattctaCCGAGTATGGCTTTCTTAAtggtataattttaaaaatatatatatacagaaacagtaaaaaataaatattggtgTGGAGAAAACTAATTTCTTAGTAAACATTTGCTCTATATTGTAAAATTTCCTATTACTTTAATGAATTATAGTGGATTGAATTTTATAAACTCTTTTATAAAATTCTTttgcaaaataaatatattttgatgttttgatgGAAATTTTATAAGTATTATTTCCTCTAAAAAACACTTTTACGTAAATAGAAGAACCGTTCAACGTTCTTTGTTCGTACATTCCTTTTTTTAGATCCTACAGCAGCTCGCCACTGGTAAAACTATAGTTTATGACGGCATAACTAAcgtgttttcttttttcgttttttatttggGATTTCTAGTATTCATAAGAATTTTCTCTAAGCATAAAGGTCAAATCTCGTTTCTTTAATGCTAGTTTTAATGAACCAagtttcttaaaattatttttaaaatttgtttttttctaaagtttttcatatttaccattttttataactatttttctccttgaaaaactaaaaatttgagaatattttttttcataaaatgcatacttaataacaaaaactatatcctaaaagaaaatgaaacccAATCTACCCAAATATAATGTGTAAAATTGTGTTtctaaatataagaaaatggcaaatttgaaataattttaagagATGGCAAAATCTATAAATGCCACTCAAATAAGTCCTTATCTCATAATTAActcttagtttgtttttttcttttactttcttgagcacaaaagaagagaacaaaaaaaacatatttgagatttaaaaaaaaaacatttgagagAAGATGAGTTGAGAAGATGAGTTGTAAACAAtatttagattatatattattttcgtaATAACTGGACCAAATCATaataaacataagtaaaatttatCGTTTAAATTcacatgtcaaaatatatcacaaaaaattaaattctaaaattcaaatgaataacaaagtagATAATAACTGTTTACTAAATTACTAATCTTAGCAAAAGACACTAAAAAAAGGACAAGCTAAGGGACGTGACAAGCCAAACAAAAAAtgtaccaaaaagaaaataaagcgAACTTGACACGCCTAGGTGGTCAATACAACAAGGTCGAACGTTACAACCAAATGAGCTAGTAGACTATCAAATGCACTAATCAGTTTAAGcgaatatatattaatagaatgAGGCACGTGCCCACCAATCCGCCCCTGTACATGGTCGTTTTGagttataattgattttattagTATATGGTTTGGTACATACAATGCCAAATTGCCAATACAATATATCTGTGTCCAAATAATTAAACTcctacaagtttttttttttttaaaaaaaaaaaaagaagaagaggaaacaacTGATTACCAGTATACACatattatttacaaataaatattttaaggggtgaaaaaaaattactaaagaCTAGCTATAGCTATTAGGTGAATCTCATATgtatgtttatatagagaacATCGATTCATATCTACCTAGGAGTTGGACCATATCTCTCCAGTTACTTACAAACGAAGCGAAGCgagagaaaaaaatttgaagagtAAAAAAGAGAAACGTGGCCAAAGTGATCATGGTGAATACCGATGAACCCCTATCACGAAGCCGATGTTGGTGAGTCGATATATAGTTACTActgtgaaaattaatttatttaattgttcttattatatacttaatcAAGCTTTCAGGTTCTAAACGAAAACATATTTTGTTAAATGATGAGCTGCAGGTTGGATTCATGGGTTTACAACTTAGTCATGCACGTCCTCATCATAATAACCTGTGCTACATTGTTTTTGATTCTACGAGGCAACCCACGAGTGACGGAAACGCCCGAAGAGGATAACATCTAGAGATgagaattttatcaaaaatgccATGTACAGTATCAAACATTGTGGTCAATGCCATTTTTCTCAATTCCTTTTCCCACTTTCCACAACCCCATAACTGAAATACCATTATATCCTTCCTTatttttaacacaaaattaagaatttaacacaatttttttttcaaaaaacaaatctctctctcttctcgttCTAACCCTTCCTCATTCTCTCTCaattttccatcttcttctatTTCAGTGTTTCTCAGTCTGCTGTTGGTGCTACAGCACAAActgaatctctttttttttttggtaaaacaaactGAATCTCTTTCTGCAAAACTCCATCTGTTTCAGTCTTTAGCCTGCATATAATGGAGAAATTCTTCATCAAAACACAATTGAGACCTCCATCTGATCTATTTGCCTCTACCGTGGCAGGTGAAACCGCTAGGTCTTGTTCCAGAGTTCTTATACCCGACCGTAGGCAGACAAAACCGCAGGTCTGCAACtccggtggaccagatccagcTGGCCAGGTTTTTGTCCATCCCTATTATGTCCTTCGTTCTTTTTAGTGgactatatatgtttggtaATGCGTTTTGTGTCCATTGCTAACAATAAAATTTGTCCACACTTGAGGTCTGCATATCTGGTGTTCGGTGGACCAGATCCTACCGACCAAGTTTTTGTCTACCACTATCAAACTTGTCCACACTGCAGGTCTCCAGATCCGATGGACCAAATCCAACCGAccaggtttttgtccaccactatAATGTCCTTCTATCTCTTCAGTGGACCATATCCGTTTGgttatgtgttttgtttctattgCTAACAAAAAACTTGTCCACACTGCAGGTCTGCAGATACGGTGGACCACATCTAGTAGCCAAGGTTTTTTGTCCATCACCATTATGTTCTTCATCTCTTGAGTGGACCATAGCCAAGGTTTAATATGAAGATTCGTGTCCACTACTAACCCAAAACAATGTCCACACTACATATATTCAATTCCGGGAGACCAGATACAACAACCaaggtttttgtccaccacattATTACAGAATGATGAACAAAATATTTACAAGCAATTAATGTCaatcttgatttattttcaaaaccttaattgtaaatattaataatcaatGATTTaatgaaagggtatttttgtctttttcatatatggcacaaaattgaaaatggcagttttgaaaatgaaaattggAAAGTAGCATTTTCCACAACTTTTGTTTGGAAAGTGGTATTTCTAATCAAATTCCCTAACATCTATCCCCTTACCGCTACTGTATTAGGTTTCTACATGCTTTCAGGAGCGTTGGAATTGTTTTCAGTGCAGAACCGCGAGATAGGAATCTTTTTGGGACGCATCAGTCATGTGTTGGGCATCGTTGCCATCATCTTACTTTTCTACGTTGTTTCACCGTTAGTCGCTCTATGTGTTGGTATAGTCGCTTCTATATGGACCGTATCAGCTCTGCTCTACTCTTTGGTACAGTTAATTTGTTGGGTGGCAGCAAATGATTTCCAAGTTGATTTGAAATTTTCGTCCAACGCATGATTTATGGATGTCTTGTTTTACTTgtgatttctcttcttcttattattattattacttttttttcataCCTAGCTAGAAGAACTTGTCTACGTTAGAGACTTGTGATTtccaagtgtttttttttttttcaactgaaAATCAAAGTCTACCTTAAAAACCCTCATGGGAAATATTCTGACGAAAGGTCAAATTTAAGAGTTTAAAGATCGAGACTAATTGATAAATAAACAATCGAATCCCAACttctataactatttttttgttgattgagAATTTAAGATCTTCATGACTGCTTTATTATTATCCTCTAATGCCTACCAAATCAAAGGACACGAAATATATGTCTATGATTTCATTTCATGAACTCATATTCTACAACATTCTTTCATCTTTCTGAAAGTTCTATCAGACATGAGACTCTCCTGAAGCTTCTTGTTAACCCTATCCATGGCGATCTCCTTGATAGCAACCTCAGTGCCGTCAACGCGGTAAATTTCTTAGTTCTTTTGTTCGTTGGTATTCGTTTTCTTTAGTATGAAAAAATTGTCAAGTGTTTTGATCACTGCTGTTCATGGTTCAAAACAAATGTATTTGTTTAGTAATAAGCCATATCAGGATCACAAGTAGATCGATCGAGTCACATAAACTTCTATGAATGTTTTGTGGTTAATTAGGCGTGTCATGTATGTATTCTAAAGTGCATGCAAGTCTTATATATACAAATCCCAAAACCGAGAGTTTCACTATCCATATTTAATTTGCGTCAATACTATAATTcatgtaaaaccaaaaaaagataaagattcCACTGTCCGATTTTCCAAACAATGAAGACAGCACTTTCCTTTCTCATTCTGGTCAAGACCGAGTGAAATATATGTCACACTGATTGAACGTAAAACCAATTGGAATATAAGTCCAGTTGACCTAGTCAATCCATATCTTTATCCTATATATCCTTAGACAAAGATATATAGCTATTAATAAAGATTTATCAGAATTGGCATCAAAGATAGCAAGCATCATACGGAATGTCCttcttttcaagtttttctCCCGGCCGCAATGAAAACTCTTGAATATAggaacatataaatataatagataaaGTTTTACCCGTAATGAAAAACTTTGAACGTTGAATATAGAAACATATGAATAAATCAAAAGTCTACGATTATACTATCTTGACACGTTATTTTGTCTGCAGGCATACCTCGGCaaccaactatatatatacacaatcgAGGGATAACTAATTGTAACGATATATTTTTGCATAAAATGGAGACATGGGTAGTAATTATAATTGctatttcttcttgttttggtgttttcgtATTTCTTGTGGCCTTGGCTGGAGCCGGAGGCAAAGGTGGGGGTGGTCAtgacggcggaggaggaggaggagaaggaggaggaggagaaggaggtgatgatggaggaggagatgTGGAAATGGGTGCTGGAGGAAATGGAGGTGGCGTTGGCGGTGATGGAAGTGGCGGGGGTCATGGAGGGTTTTGGTCCTTTTGGAGTGGTGGTGGCGGAGGGGATGGAGGTGGAGGCGGCTGGGGCGGAGGCGGAGGCGGCTTTGGTGGTGACGGAGGTGGTGGAGGTTTTGGCGGCGGCGGCGGGGGTGGGGNNNNNNNNNNNNNNNNNNNNNNNNNNNNNNNNNNNNNNNNNNNNNNNNNNNNNNNNNNNNNNNNNNNNNNNNNNNNNNNNNNNNNNNNNNNNNNNNNNNNNNNNNNNNNNNNNNNNNNNNNNNNNNNNNNNNNNNNNNNNNNNNNGGAGGTGGCGTTGGCGGTGATGGAAATGGCGGGGGTCATGGAGGGTTTTGGTCCTTTTGGAGTGGTGCTGGTGGAGGAGACGGAGGTGGAGGCGGCTGGGGCGGAGGCGGCTGGGGCGGAGGCGGCTTTGGTGGTGATGGAGGTGGTGGAGGTTTTGGCGGCGGCGGTGGGGGTGGGGATGGAGGTggaggcggcggaggaggaggaggaggttgcTGACCTTTGGTGCATAATATCATCTAGAAAAGTTCATGTTAGGAAAAATTCATAGAATTTATTTTATGTGAAATTGTTAGTTTTGTGAagcattttaaattttagtagtctatattttatttgttgattattttaaGTATATAATTTGTAGTTCTTGTGAAGATCGCTTGGTTTTCCTAATACAGTAGCGGTATATATGTATGTGACCAATATTATTATCCATGATGTACCAATATCTTTACTATGGTAATGTATAATATCTTCCTACCAACagtgatatgtatatatatacacacatggTTTGGATGAATGTTTTTAAGCCAAATTGGAACACATCGAACGGTGCAAATTATTGCTTCACCTAATTTACGCATACTTGGCATCTTAATTACTTAACGATAATATCACATGGGAAGACTCCGTCAAGTAGTTCCTAATTTCCTATTAAGAGAGAGTAGttctgtttgattttgattcttctttttcttttttttgtaaacaattctttttttttttagtactgATAAAGATTTACAACCCTAGCTACACACATGATAGAATATGCGATgcaaatttattttggttttgaaaccAAACTCAGTTCTGAAACCATATACATTATCATTTTTTACATGCCAAAATTTCAgataaatgtaagaaaaatttattttcatttataaactatattagcaaaacttaataaaagcCTTATCATGCTTGACACGTTTGTAAAATGGTTGTCTGTTATATCGTCAGTCTAAAAGTTTAAACTAgttatagacaaaaaaaaaaaaaaaatgaatgattattttcttttgacataCTGTATGATCAGgagttgttcaaaaaaaaaaaaaaagacatactGTATGATCAGGTTGACGAATCAGTTTCTATAGTTCTTTTAAGCAATTAAGACGGAGAATCGTGGTATCGTATGTTATTCCATATCAGGATATCACACTGTATGCAGCAGcattatatatcaattatcaaaccATGTTGCATTATTAAACCCTAGTAGCCAAACTTCAATCAAAGCATTAATTATCATGCGTGACATGTTTGCGACATGTTGTCTATTGTCAGTGTAAACTGgttatagaaaaaattattaagaataatAGTTCTCTTTATCGCTTTGACCAAAATCtacttttatttgttaattattagtGTTTTTAGATTTAGAATAAATCGTTTGCCAGTAgtatacaaaaatatgtaataactagttaggacccgtgctacagcacgagttgaatctttttatttatatcataattttagaataaaatacgATTCCAAAAATCACgattaatgctagattaggatctgaaaaacttttaaaatcgatcatataaattatattttattctaaaattatgatataataaaaggaatttcaacccgtgctctaacACGGCTTTAATCTAgcattaaggtttaatttttaatttctgaatatgATCCCGAAGATCACGattaatcttgttaaattagcgagatttgattctttttttatgattaagagtatatttttatcccttaataacttttttattgatgtggtttatcaacaaaatctgtagaaaataaattggtGATATTGTGATTCTAGATATTTGAAACTATATACGTGATCTTcagaaaataaagtttggaatatccatgaactatcaatttggaaaaacccatttaaaattttctgttacaattaaggttttattggttacaattaatatatggattaatttataatttatgtataacctatttgtaactatttattaaaattataaagtctacccaAACAATGTATAGTTCAAGCTAACTTTTAAAGATTAGTACATACCACTCAGCATATACATGATATAATACGTTATTGTGTGTGTTCTTTTTAACCAACCTATCTTTGTGTGATTCTAAatgaacaacaaacataataaGAATAGAGACTTTTGACTTTTCCACCTCTTTGGTCCGTCAACTCGTCGAAAGTCAACTAATAAAGGTGTGCCACTCTGTCACACTAGTAAACATATACAACTCTCATTTTAATAGTTCGACGAAATTTCAATATATTCCAACACCAAACACAACTATTGCTCTTGCTGAACCCAAAAAACGGTAAAGATGGCTCCAAGAACACCAAAACAGCGAACCATTCAGCATTTCACGCACGTTCATCCATTGACGGAGTTACCAGCATCGGTGACTTCATCTGCGACGGCTGCAAGACCTACGGCTCAGGTACGACCTATAGATGCGAACCATGCAACTACGATCTCCATGAATATTGCGCCACATGTCCCCTTACCCTCCCAACCTTCATTCATCCCCAGCATGCGCTCAACCTCGTCGTCAGGAAACAACAGTCAACGCGCCAAAACGACCGTGTGTGCGACATATGCGACGAGTCCGTGGAAGGATTGTTCTACCGATGCAAGATATGTGAGTTTGACGTGCATCCGCTCTGCACGCAGCTGCCTCAGCACGTCAGACACGTGCTTCACCCTCCCCATCACTTGGAGTTTCGCCTCGCGGGAGCTAGCCAGTGTATGGTTTGTCATGGTCCGTGCCAATCTTGGAGGTATAGGTGTGAGCTATGTAGATTCGATATTCATATGGAATG
This genomic window contains:
- the LOC104785707 gene encoding LOW QUALITY PROTEIN: diacylglycerol kinase theta-like (The sequence of the model RefSeq protein was modified relative to this genomic sequence to represent the inferred CDS: inserted 1 base in 1 codon) — protein: MAPRTPKQRTIQHFTHVHPLTEXTSIGDFICDGCKTYGSGTTYRCEPCNYDLHEYCATCPLTLPTFIHPQHALNLVVRKQQSTRQNDRVCDICDESVEGLFYRCKICEFDVHPLCTQLPQHVRHVLHPPHHLEFRLAGASQCMVCHGPCQSWRYRCELCRFDIHMECILAVCNTSPSDQTEASGTKSRGLKPQGGQPSSSMPWQQPHFGYPYAYGPPMGQQPYFNHYHPYNYNNFNYMNGLNMNPVQVPPAAGPGQNPGPSKGWRMFTVASKLTMGAVSNALFGFSIESLMS
- the LOC104788929 gene encoding glycine-rich protein 23-like — encoded protein: MGAGGNGGGVGGDGSGGGHGGFWSFWSGGGGGDGGGGGWGGGGGGFGGDGGGGGFGGGGGGGVGGDGNGGGHGGFWSFWSGAGGGDGGGGGWGGGGWGGGGFGGDGGGGGFGGGGGGGDGGGGGGGGGGGC